From a single Candidatus Poribacteria bacterium genomic region:
- a CDS encoding AAA family ATPase, with product MDVKKCAPKCSTILSTKRETTDMQLERIRLKTFGCFEQRDFELHDGINLIFGPNFSGKSTLVNAIFFTLTGKPIVPRVDTSAIKNAKAYSGTAGLQFIAAGERYQLYRATGKRIQLRSEKNGTWQIVFDENRVRVTETLLQERFGIMHEQLALTTFLREGEIFEFLARQSTSRRDILHTLLGIDRLIEVRERFIDTRRIAKREQGRIRAHQNSLRFNAQNVDQAEIERIEEKLKGLETAYSAETGDTALIAEWLQQQERLQKRLDVLTHEQREALLGFKGIDPLREMITKIEDSIQGAAGLEKKREALIQQIGSLESQIAALTNVCNTLRTLIESDEQHCPTCYQQVEREVLQQIVDEKETEKSQRCTELETHKQSLETETENLENRRALEQRLQTLRGRLSRFEQHAGELKEIQSELSTLSSRLAERGIQERDALSSESAAGLDKPKLKAQIDQERKRLDRLKQQEAVRLDRLGALQRVNRDASKIEKTLLSLELACAGVDKTIETLQRQILKPAEEELHHWLEKMQIFSISRGNEGQTRVDLQRQHLLPSLTIDGVDRSLMLLSGSEKMFLYLCFKVALAKVLGNPGFFVFDDPTLHLDEERKALMVDFIRQLAEEHQVVVTSYDEDVRVGLEGAHLIEMSRESA from the coding sequence ATGGACGTGAAAAAGTGCGCGCCCAAATGCTCTACGATCTTATCCACCAAAAGAGAGACGACTGATATGCAGTTAGAGCGGATCCGTCTTAAGACTTTCGGCTGTTTTGAACAGCGCGATTTTGAGCTGCACGACGGCATCAATCTTATTTTCGGTCCCAACTTCAGTGGGAAAAGCACGCTTGTCAATGCTATCTTTTTTACATTAACTGGAAAACCGATCGTCCCACGCGTGGATACCTCGGCGATAAAAAATGCGAAAGCCTATAGCGGCACAGCAGGTTTGCAATTCATCGCAGCGGGTGAACGTTATCAACTCTACCGAGCGACCGGGAAACGCATCCAACTCCGTTCAGAAAAAAACGGGACGTGGCAGATCGTCTTTGATGAGAATCGTGTGCGGGTGACGGAAACATTGTTACAAGAACGATTTGGCATCATGCACGAGCAGCTTGCCCTCACCACCTTCCTCCGCGAAGGCGAGATTTTTGAGTTCCTCGCCCGACAATCCACGAGTCGACGCGATATTCTCCATACACTTCTCGGTATCGACAGGCTCATTGAAGTCCGGGAACGGTTCATTGACACACGTCGCATCGCGAAACGTGAGCAAGGCAGAATTCGCGCACATCAAAATAGTTTGCGGTTTAATGCCCAAAATGTGGATCAAGCCGAAATCGAACGCATTGAAGAAAAGTTGAAAGGCTTAGAAACCGCCTACAGTGCCGAAACGGGGGATACCGCGCTCATCGCAGAATGGCTACAGCAACAGGAGCGCTTACAAAAACGTCTGGATGTGCTTACACACGAGCAACGCGAGGCGTTACTCGGATTCAAAGGTATTGATCCGTTGCGAGAAATGATAACGAAAATTGAAGATAGTATTCAGGGGGCCGCGGGATTAGAAAAAAAACGGGAGGCACTTATACAACAGATTGGAAGTCTTGAATCGCAGATTGCGGCATTGACGAATGTCTGTAACACCCTCCGAACCCTGATTGAAAGCGATGAACAGCACTGCCCGACCTGTTACCAGCAGGTTGAGCGTGAAGTTCTGCAACAGATTGTTGATGAAAAGGAAACCGAAAAATCGCAACGGTGCACCGAATTGGAGACCCACAAACAATCATTGGAGACGGAAACCGAGAATTTAGAAAATCGCCGCGCGCTTGAACAACGACTTCAAACCTTGCGGGGACGTTTATCACGGTTTGAACAACACGCCGGCGAACTTAAGGAAATTCAGAGTGAACTCAGCACGTTGTCTTCTCGGTTAGCAGAAAGGGGAATCCAGGAACGGGACGCGTTGTCCTCTGAATCCGCCGCAGGATTAGACAAACCGAAGTTGAAAGCCCAAATTGATCAGGAACGGAAACGTTTGGACCGCCTCAAGCAGCAAGAGGCTGTCCGTTTAGATAGGCTGGGTGCCCTCCAGCGAGTTAACAGAGATGCCTCTAAAATTGAAAAGACGCTCCTGAGTTTAGAACTCGCCTGTGCAGGCGTTGACAAAACCATTGAAACCCTCCAACGTCAGATCCTCAAACCCGCTGAAGAGGAGTTACATCACTGGCTTGAAAAGATGCAGATCTTTTCCATTTCTCGCGGGAACGAGGGACAGACTCGCGTTGACCTCCAACGCCAACATTTACTCCCCTCACTTACGATAGATGGTGTCGATCGGAGTTTGATGTTGCTCAGCGGTAGCGAGAAGATGTTCCTCTATCTCTGTTTCAAGGTTGCCCTTGCCAAGGTATTAGGCAATCCCGGCTTTTTTGTCTTCGATGATCCGACACTTCATTTAGATGAAGAACGGAAAGCGTTGATGGTGGATTTCATTCGTCAGCTCGCTGAAGAACATCAGGTCGTCGTGACGAGTTATGATGAAGATGTCCGTGTCGGATTAGAAGGCGCGCATCTCATTGAGATGAGCAGAGAATCCGCCTAA
- a CDS encoding histidine phosphatase family protein gives MKTLLILRHAKSSWNYPEFSDYDRPLNKRGKRDAPRMGKFLREQKLTPDRILTSSAKRARRTASKVAKACGYGGKVKKLDIFYDAVVGVYFETLQELPKKYERVMVVGHNPTMEQLVNYLTGEFRRMPTAALAHIELPIQHWEELDLNTGGTLVNLWTPKTLFTD, from the coding sequence ATGAAAACACTTTTGATTCTGCGACACGCCAAATCCAGTTGGAATTATCCAGAATTCTCTGACTATGATCGACCTCTCAATAAGCGGGGTAAACGGGACGCACCACGCATGGGAAAATTTCTGCGTGAACAAAAATTAACGCCCGACAGGATTCTCACTTCATCCGCAAAGCGCGCAAGGAGAACCGCGAGTAAAGTCGCAAAAGCATGCGGTTATGGGGGTAAGGTCAAAAAATTAGACATATTTTATGATGCCGTCGTTGGGGTTTACTTCGAGACCTTACAGGAATTGCCGAAAAAATACGAGCGCGTCATGGTCGTGGGACATAATCCGACAATGGAACAACTCGTGAATTACTTGACGGGAGAGTTCAGACGTATGCCAACTGCAGCACTTGCTCATATTGAACTCCCGATTCAACACTGGGAAGAATTGGACTTGAATACAGGAGGAACCTTAGTCAATTTATGGACTCCCAAAACGCTTTTCACCGATTGA
- a CDS encoding DUF3108 domain-containing protein: MKSKTYRTEPQGKIKTYAKHLIFIILLVGTLAVNSASRSLVESPDIAPNPLRVGEKLTYDISWKKIPAARRTDWIMQKTSMKGEDVYYIHSEMKTRSLFRVYSFQRHEETYLNPMTLSPVYFRNRLQDQKYRATVTIDFREETAEYVKLSRPKSKSPERREIKVIEIPVGTQDELSTLYFLRSKEFELGKTYFFPIITKGKVQKVTLTVERREMVKSKALGRVKTLVLQTSAGDRFWLTDDARRLPVKAESKIGQLTVKITLADVEFTKSSD, from the coding sequence ATGAAATCAAAAACTTACCGAACCGAACCGCAAGGTAAAATTAAAACGTATGCTAAACATTTAATCTTCATCATTTTGCTCGTAGGGACGCTCGCTGTAAATAGTGCCTCCCGTTCACTCGTTGAAAGCCCCGACATCGCTCCGAATCCGCTGAGGGTCGGAGAAAAATTAACGTATGATATTAGTTGGAAAAAAATCCCTGCCGCCCGACGGACAGACTGGATTATGCAAAAAACATCAATGAAGGGAGAGGACGTTTATTACATCCACTCTGAAATGAAAACCCGTTCACTTTTCAGAGTCTATAGTTTCCAGAGGCACGAGGAAACGTATTTAAATCCGATGACCCTCTCACCGGTCTATTTTCGGAATCGCTTGCAAGATCAAAAATACCGCGCCACCGTCACAATCGATTTTCGAGAGGAAACCGCGGAATATGTAAAACTCTCACGCCCGAAATCGAAATCGCCTGAAAGGCGCGAGATAAAGGTCATAGAAATACCCGTTGGTACACAGGATGAACTGTCAACGCTCTACTTTCTGCGTTCCAAAGAATTTGAACTCGGTAAAACGTATTTCTTCCCGATTATCACCAAGGGGAAAGTCCAGAAGGTTACGCTCACTGTTGAACGTAGGGAGATGGTAAAAAGCAAGGCATTGGGCAGGGTCAAAACGCTCGTCTTGCAAACCTCAGCAGGCGACCGCTTCTGGCTTACGGACGATGCGCGTCGGTTACCTGTCAAAGCAGAGAGCAAAATAGGACAGTTGACAGTGAAAATCACTTTAGCCGATGTCGAATTTACGAAGTCCTCGGACTGA
- the mfd gene encoding transcription-repair coupling factor has translation MAHLKAGNQKLPWLRGLANASTAYLLATLIDDFPKKSFLIILPSQREAEQVLEEIWAYTAYPASETTTMLEARSKIHLFPGWHRKIFDGIAPPKETVADRIRCLEHLLYQKRSIIVTSSQAMLYRLPPRHRFAEACCVLNLGDEIDPDDVAAMLIRGGYQNVELVEVKGEFARRGDILDVYPLTTDTPIRVEFFGDEVDTLRAFDPISQRSTKPVKSVTLTPLREVLSADVSVDHWQTQAEALIQAHATPQLINTVREITHSLTEAASSQYQLQGESGIGVPAYMDGIEGLLPMLVPETELLPDYLPNDTIVCRIEPQWQKREASQMHEQMQELYQKKLEASNLMVPPDQLLASFETLTAEFEKHSVISSSLAPPREVMDPQMPPLHFEMQPLALPAGNYQTIINQMKIWTEQGIHIHVFCETPQQSKRVSEILAERELFPPAIQTSVGTISEGFLNESLNLVVISEDELFGSRQHRRPIRPRPSTDGTPILSLIDLKVGDYVVHVSHGIAVYDGIRRLAIDGKSQDFLMLRYSSDDILYVPTYQVDLVQKYVGSKDNSYKPRVDRLGGAAWGRRKGRVKASIEQMAGELLKLYAFRQARKGFSFPAEVPWQTEFEALFPYQETDDQLQAIEDVKADMEDERPMDRLVCGDVGYGKTEIALRATFKAVMSEKQVAVLVPTTILALQHYDTFERRFQPFPVNIEMLNRFRTPKEIKQIKEGLAKGTIDVVIGTHSLLSKTVAFDNLGLLIVDEEHRFGVKHKEKIKQFKETVDVLTLTATPIPRTLHMSLVGIRDFSVINTPPADRLPIQTYVMPYDSAVIREAITTELGRGGQVFFVHNRVQDIQSIALIIQELVPDARIAVAHGQMPERELETIMLEFVRHKHDVLVCTMIIESGLDIPNVNTILINRADALGLAQLYQLRGRVGRATTQAYGYLFYPQDRAITEGAQKRLRVIEEFTDLGSGFKIALRDLEIRGTGNILGAEQHGHIVTVGYELYCRLLEEAVMALKGEKVEETVETRINLPVEAYLPDDYVPDSRQKVSIYKKIAGLKDREALNELREELKDRYGAIPEPAEMLLEVADIKQLSQHLGITAIVAGKEQVKVTFDERKPRINVKKFVEIVHQNKNLQLQPPAQLKIRMPGVTGANILTELQQTLRVFVT, from the coding sequence GTGGCACACCTCAAAGCTGGAAACCAGAAACTCCCATGGCTCAGAGGATTGGCAAACGCCTCAACGGCGTATCTTTTGGCAACCCTCATCGACGATTTTCCGAAAAAATCCTTTCTGATTATCCTTCCTTCACAACGTGAAGCCGAGCAAGTTTTAGAAGAAATCTGGGCATATACTGCATATCCTGCTTCAGAAACGACAACGATGCTCGAGGCGCGGTCCAAGATACATCTGTTTCCAGGCTGGCACCGAAAAATTTTTGATGGTATCGCGCCCCCCAAAGAAACCGTCGCAGATAGAATCCGATGTCTGGAACACTTACTTTATCAAAAACGCAGTATCATTGTAACGTCAAGTCAAGCGATGCTTTACAGACTCCCGCCGCGCCACCGATTTGCCGAGGCATGTTGCGTCCTCAATCTCGGAGATGAAATAGATCCAGACGACGTCGCGGCGATGCTGATCCGCGGGGGCTATCAAAACGTTGAACTGGTAGAAGTCAAGGGTGAATTTGCGCGTAGAGGCGACATCTTAGATGTCTATCCACTTACTACCGATACCCCTATACGGGTCGAGTTCTTTGGCGATGAAGTCGATACGCTCCGTGCTTTCGATCCGATATCGCAACGTTCAACGAAACCGGTCAAATCGGTCACGCTTACACCGTTACGGGAAGTGCTTTCAGCCGATGTATCCGTCGACCATTGGCAAACCCAAGCGGAAGCGCTCATCCAAGCACACGCAACACCCCAATTGATAAACACGGTTCGGGAGATAACACACTCTCTAACAGAAGCGGCATCTTCTCAATATCAACTTCAGGGAGAGTCGGGAATCGGAGTTCCTGCCTACATGGATGGCATAGAGGGCTTGTTGCCGATGCTCGTTCCAGAAACCGAGTTACTTCCCGATTATTTGCCGAACGATACAATTGTCTGCCGCATTGAACCCCAGTGGCAGAAGCGCGAAGCCTCACAGATGCACGAACAGATGCAGGAGTTGTATCAAAAGAAACTGGAGGCATCCAATCTCATGGTTCCGCCGGATCAACTTCTTGCCTCCTTTGAAACACTCACCGCTGAATTTGAAAAGCATTCGGTTATTTCATCGTCCTTAGCACCACCCCGTGAGGTTATGGACCCTCAGATGCCGCCCTTGCATTTCGAGATGCAACCGTTGGCACTCCCCGCTGGCAACTATCAAACGATTATTAATCAGATGAAAATTTGGACGGAGCAAGGGATCCACATCCATGTTTTCTGTGAAACACCGCAACAGTCAAAGCGTGTATCTGAAATTTTAGCAGAACGCGAATTATTTCCGCCAGCTATTCAAACCAGTGTAGGGACAATTAGTGAGGGGTTCCTCAATGAATCCCTGAATCTCGTGGTTATTTCCGAGGATGAACTCTTTGGCAGTCGTCAGCACCGCCGTCCCATCCGACCGCGCCCTTCTACAGACGGAACGCCGATTCTCAGCCTCATCGATCTAAAGGTTGGGGATTATGTCGTCCACGTCTCACACGGTATCGCTGTCTATGATGGGATACGTCGATTGGCGATTGACGGAAAGTCCCAAGATTTTCTGATGCTCAGATACAGCTCGGATGACATCCTTTATGTACCGACCTATCAAGTCGATCTCGTTCAGAAATATGTCGGTAGCAAAGACAATTCCTATAAACCGCGTGTGGATCGTCTTGGTGGGGCTGCGTGGGGTCGCCGAAAGGGACGTGTGAAAGCGTCAATCGAACAGATGGCCGGGGAACTCCTCAAGTTGTATGCCTTTCGTCAAGCGCGTAAAGGTTTCAGTTTTCCCGCTGAAGTGCCTTGGCAAACTGAATTTGAAGCACTTTTTCCGTATCAGGAGACTGACGATCAGCTCCAAGCCATTGAGGACGTCAAGGCAGATATGGAAGATGAACGTCCGATGGATAGACTCGTCTGTGGAGATGTCGGATATGGAAAAACCGAGATAGCACTGCGTGCCACTTTCAAAGCCGTCATGTCCGAGAAACAGGTGGCAGTTCTTGTCCCTACGACCATTCTCGCCCTCCAACACTACGACACTTTTGAAAGACGTTTTCAACCCTTCCCCGTCAACATCGAAATGTTAAACCGGTTCCGCACACCGAAGGAGATAAAACAGATTAAAGAAGGGTTGGCGAAGGGCACAATTGATGTTGTTATCGGGACACACAGCCTGCTTTCAAAGACGGTCGCCTTCGACAACCTCGGACTCTTAATAGTTGACGAAGAACATCGTTTCGGTGTTAAGCATAAAGAAAAAATAAAACAATTCAAAGAAACCGTTGATGTCCTTACATTGACAGCTACGCCGATCCCACGCACACTCCACATGTCGCTGGTCGGTATCCGAGACTTTAGTGTCATTAACACACCACCAGCCGATCGATTGCCGATCCAAACGTATGTCATGCCTTATGACAGTGCCGTAATTCGAGAAGCCATCACGACAGAATTAGGGCGCGGAGGACAAGTGTTTTTTGTCCATAATCGCGTTCAGGACATCCAGAGTATCGCTTTAATTATTCAAGAACTGGTCCCGGATGCACGCATTGCCGTCGCACATGGACAGATGCCTGAACGTGAATTAGAAACCATTATGCTGGAGTTTGTGCGGCATAAACATGATGTTCTTGTTTGCACAATGATTATTGAGTCGGGATTGGATATTCCCAACGTTAACACGATCCTCATTAACCGGGCAGATGCCCTCGGTTTGGCACAACTCTATCAGTTACGCGGGCGCGTTGGGCGCGCGACCACGCAAGCTTACGGGTATCTCTTCTATCCACAAGACAGAGCAATCACAGAGGGGGCACAAAAGCGGCTGCGCGTTATCGAAGAATTTACGGATCTCGGCTCAGGTTTCAAAATTGCCCTTCGAGATTTAGAGATTCGCGGGACCGGAAATATCCTCGGTGCGGAACAGCATGGACATATCGTCACCGTGGGTTATGAACTGTATTGTAGACTCCTTGAGGAAGCGGTGATGGCACTCAAGGGTGAAAAGGTTGAGGAAACCGTGGAAACGCGTATCAATCTACCCGTTGAAGCTTATTTGCCGGATGACTACGTCCCGGATAGCCGTCAAAAGGTCTCTATCTATAAGAAAATTGCTGGATTGAAAGATCGAGAGGCACTTAATGAACTCCGTGAGGAGTTGAAGGACCGATACGGTGCGATACCTGAACCTGCTGAGATGTTGCTGGAGGTCGCCGACATCAAACAACTCAGCCAACATCTCGGTATTACAGCCATTGTTGCTGGAAAAGAACAAGTGAAGGTTACCTTTGATGAGAGGAAACCACGAATTAATGTGAAGAAATTCGTTGAAATAGTTCACCAAAATAAGAATCTCCAGTTGCAGCCGCCGGCACAACTTAAGATCCGCATGCCGGGAGTGACTGGTGCGAATATATTGACGGAATTGCAACAAACGCTTAGGGTGTTTGTTACGTAA